The Pectobacterium wasabiae CFBP 3304 DNA segment GTTCAGGGGCCAACCCGCTTAGCGGGGGAAGTGACCATTTCCGGCGCCAAGAATGCTGCGTTGCCCATCTTGTTCGCTGCGCTACTTGCAGAAGAACCAGTAGAGATTCAGAACGTACCGAAACTGCGCGATATCGACACCACCATGAAGCTGCTTAGTCAGTTGGGGGCGCGTGTTGAACGCAATGGTTCCGTTCATGTGGATGCCAGTGAAGTGAACGTGTTCTGCGCGCCGTATGATCTGGTGAAAACCATGCGTGCCTCTATCTGGGCTTTAGGGCCGCTGGTGGCGCGTTTTGGGCAAGGACAAGTATCGCTACCCGGCGGCTGTGCGATTGGCGCGCGTCCGGTAGATTTGCATATTTATGGCCTTGAGCAGCTTGGTGCGCAGATCGTCCTGGAAGAAGGCTATGTGAAAGCCACGGTTGATGGTCGTCTGAAAGGCGCACACATTGTGATGGACAAAGTGAGCGTGGGTGCCACGGTAACCATCATGAGTGCGGCAACGCTGGCGGAAGGCACCACGATTATTGAGAACGCGGCGCGTGAGCCGGAGATTGTCGATACGGCAAACTTCTTGAATACGCTGGGTGCGAAAATCAGCGGTGCAGGTAGCGATAAAATCACCATCGAAGGCGTCGCGCGTTTGGGCGGCGGTGTGTATCGCGTTGTGCCTGACCGCATTGAAACCGGGACATTTCTGGTTGCGGCCGCGGTATCTCGCGGTCAGATTATCTGCCGTAATACCCGTCCTGATACGCTGGATGCGGTATTGGCAAAGCTGCGTGAAGCGGGCGCGGATATTGAAATTGGAGAAGACTGGATCAGTCTGGATATGCACGGTAAGCGCCCGAAAGCGGTTACGGTTCGCACGTCGCCGCATCCGGGGTTTCCGACCGATATGCAGGCGCAGTTCAGCCTGTTGAATCTGGTCGCAGAAGGGACGGGTGTGATTACCGAAACCATCTTCGAAAACCGCTTCATGCATGTGCCTGAGCTTATCCGTATGGGTGCACAGGCGGAGATCGAGAGCAATACGGTGATTTGCCACGGCGTTGATAAGCTGTCGGGTGCTCAGGTGATGGCGACTGACTTGCGTGCGTCAGCCAGTCTGGTGTTAGCGGGTTGCATCGCGGAAGGCGTGACGACGGTAGACCGTATTTATCATATCGATCGTGGTTACGACCGTATCGAAGATAAGCTGCGTGCGCTAGGCGCGAATATCGAACGCGTTAAAGAACACGAATAAGCACTTCACCCGTTTGCTCTTCAAATGATGTACGCCAGCCGGGTGGGTTCCCCACCCGGTTTCTTATTTACCTGCCGATAGTGTTTTATCAACGAGCCTTGGATGCCGTCATTGGGTAGGGAATTCCTGTATCGTCATTTGTAGCGTAATTTGTTTATTATCGCGCTCAATCGTGACGGGAATAACGGTACCGGGGTGTATTTCTGAAACCTGTTCCATAGTTTCGATAATCGAGCGTGCGGGCTTATTGTTCACGCTAACAATGACGTCTTCAATACGGATACCCGCTTTATCCGCCGGTCCACTGGGATCGATAGTCTGGACGAGAATACCGGTCAACCGACCCTGAGCACCACGATTGTTGGCTAACGTGCTGTTTTCAATATTTTCTAGCTGTACGCCGTTGATGCCAATATAGCCGCGAACCACACGACCATCGCG contains these protein-coding regions:
- the murA gene encoding UDP-N-acetylglucosamine 1-carboxyvinyltransferase, coding for MDKFRVQGPTRLAGEVTISGAKNAALPILFAALLAEEPVEIQNVPKLRDIDTTMKLLSQLGARVERNGSVHVDASEVNVFCAPYDLVKTMRASIWALGPLVARFGQGQVSLPGGCAIGARPVDLHIYGLEQLGAQIVLEEGYVKATVDGRLKGAHIVMDKVSVGATVTIMSAATLAEGTTIIENAAREPEIVDTANFLNTLGAKISGAGSDKITIEGVARLGGGVYRVVPDRIETGTFLVAAAVSRGQIICRNTRPDTLDAVLAKLREAGADIEIGEDWISLDMHGKRPKAVTVRTSPHPGFPTDMQAQFSLLNLVAEGTGVITETIFENRFMHVPELIRMGAQAEIESNTVICHGVDKLSGAQVMATDLRASASLVLAGCIAEGVTTVDRIYHIDRGYDRIEDKLRALGANIERVKEHE